The following coding sequences are from one Tachysurus vachellii isolate PV-2020 chromosome 7, HZAU_Pvac_v1, whole genome shotgun sequence window:
- the LOC132848555 gene encoding NACHT, LRR and PYD domains-containing protein 1 homolog: MAQAGTAEPCLQSLRDCRVSLVDKLEFHIDTLTDVLISKDILTRDDQEEIQYEKGPRGKVRKVLDILEGKGEEAARIFISVSCHLGESNIKPGDSSLKQTPEYQKVKAKHKEVLKRRSERMLYYNTRHGEKIHFSEHYVNLLIVKGHHSLEIKRHEVLTFGQQRISLQQKATEQRLIKPAQLFSSETGEKSAKKILVTGVAGIGKTVLVQKILYDFSNHKEHQSFDFIIHLTFRDLNLVSKPVSLRELILRKNGHLAKHLDTIIENDTKLLIILDGFDEFKHFRGCDLGMFLTDLDEEGEVVEVLTSLMLGELLPGASVLVTSRPTAVSHIPIGSIDCFVVITGFSTVEIHDFFQRFFQDEELATKMFEIVVANELLLTLCYIPAFCHIMCSVLKENKGLYTANPRTMTDIYVQYLLALVKSHTNIRIESLNSVIGMNHQEHLQEILLKLGRLAYQKLMSQETLFYSSNDEIANCVIASAFLDKTSVQEPSCTEDVYSFTHLTIQEFFAALYCAMADVPLSETLGSGNEYSIKSLPGNLDLFTRFVSGLLSNRNQVYLSRNIGFQKQKDKMQSFRLKLVSDTQANCENGAYILTQLHCILEQQDVLLMQELKLQRLRINLSDVTLSTMDYNAVKHFLNEIHLPILEVDLTGTSISAESLRDLQPYLLRCEKIWLGENKLDLEAIKEVAEILHASDNLKELGLGWTDIGDEHLFVLTNAIKTKQTLTELWMEGNRITFEGLSPLSVFTPSPLEKVVAIWNNVTDAEEEHLNSLCPTPCFIVSFTENSIWQDWAQWVLQRCEVSSSEKLVTILYKVSDISVRSLESQWAKTFCRSLTQLIRTRIDQCLEEDVRRKLEKFETILTS, from the exons atggCACAAGCAGGAACAGCTGAACCCTGCCTACAGAGCCTTAGGGACTGCCGTGTTTCTCTTGTGGACAAACTGGAGTTCCACATTGATACACTTACAGATGTATTAATTTCGAAGGACATCTTGACTAGAGATGATCAAGAGGAGATACAGTATGAGAAGGGTCCACGTGGGAAGGTGCGAAAGGTACTGGATATATTGGAGGGGAAGGGGGAAGAGGCAGCTAGAATTTTTATATCTGTAAGTTGCCACCTTGGAGAGTCCAACATAAAACCTGGTGATTCGTCTCTAAAACAGACACCAG AATACCAAAAGGTCAAAGCAAAGCATAAAGAAGTTTTAAAACGCAGAAGTGAGCGTATGCTCTACTATAACACACGGCATGGAGAGAAGATCCATTTTTCTGAACACTATGTCAATCTACTGATTGTAAAAGGCCATCATAGTTTAGAAATTAAAAGACATGAGGTTTTAACCTTTGGACAACAGCGCATTTCTCTTCAGCAAAAAGCTACGGAGCAGAGACTGATCAAGCCAGCACAACTGTTTTCCAGTGAAACAGGCGAAAAGTCAGCCAAAAAGATTTTGGTGACCGGAGTAGCAGGAATTGGGAAAACTGTGCTAGTCCAGAAAATTCTTTACGATTTCAGTAATCACAAAGAACATCAGTCTTTTGATTTCATTATTCACCTCACCTTCAGGGACCTTAATCTTGTCAGCAAGCCAGTGAGCCTACGAGAACTTATTCTCCGTAAAAATGGACATCTTGCTAAGCATCTCGACACCATCATCGAAAATGACACTAAACTCCTGATCATTCTGGATGGCTTTGATGAATTTAAGCACTTCAGGGGGTGCGACCTGGGCATGTTTTTGACAGATCTTGATGAGGAAGGCGAGGTGGTGGAAGTCTTGACCAGCTTAATGTTAGGGGAGCTCCTCCCAGGAGCCTCTGTGCTGGTTACCAGCAGGCCTACAGCTGTTAGTCACATCCCCATTGGATCCATTGACTGCTTTGTTGTCATAACTGGATTCTCTACTGTAGAGATTCATGACTTCTTCCAGCGTTTCTTTCAGGATGAGGAACTAGCTACTAAGATGTTCGAGATAGTGGTTGCAAATGAACTACTGCTCACTCTCTGCTACATTCCAGCCTTCTGTCATATCATGTGTAGCGTTCTGAAAGAAAATAAGGGTCTATACACAGCTAACCCTAGGACAATGACTGATATTTACGTGCAGTACTTGCTGGCATTGgtcaaatcacacacaaatatacgaATTGAATCATTAAACAGTGTCATTGGAATGAACCATCAAGAGCACCTGCAAGAAATCCTATTAAAACTTGGCAGATTGGCATATCAGAAACTAATGAGTCAAGAAACTCTGTTTTATAGCAGCAATGATGAAATAGCCAACTGTGTTATTGCAAGCGCTTTTCTGGACAAGACGTCCGTTCAGGAGCCAAGCTGCACAGAAGATGTGTATTCCTTTACACATCTCACAATACAGGAGTTTTTTGCCGCGCTTTATTGTGCTATGGCCGATGTACCCTTATCAGAGACACTAGGTTCAGGCAATGAATACAGTATCAAAAGTCTGCCAGGAAACCTTGATCTGTTTACCAGATTTGTTTCTGGTCTGTTATCAAACAGGAACCAAGTTTATCTCTCCAGAAATATCGGGTTTCAGAAGCAGAAAGATAAAATGCAATCCTTCCGACTGAAGCTGGTATCCGATACTCAAGCCAATTGTGAGAATGGCGCTTACATTCTAACACAGCTGCACTGTATTTTGGAGCAACAGGATGTGCTACTAATGCAGGAGCTCAAGTTGCAAAGACTGCGTATTAACCTCAGTGATGTTACTCTGTCCACCATGGACTACAATGCTGTGAAGCATTTTCTCAATGAAATACACCTGCCTATACTGGAAGTGGATCTAACTGGGACAAGCATAAGTGCTGAATCACTAAGGGATTTACAGCCCTACTTGCTAAGATGCGAGAAGATATG GCTGGGGGAAAATAAACTGGACCTGGAAGCAATCAAGGAAGTTGCTGAAATCCTGCATGCATCTGATAATTTAAAAGAACTTGG TTTAGGATGGACAGACATCGGTGACGAACATCTTTTTGTACTCACAAATGCTATCAAGACTAAGCAAACCCTAACAGAGCTCTG GATGGAGGGGAATAGAATCACTTTTGAAGGCTTATCACCATTAAGTGTCTTTACACCTTCACCTCTTGAGAAAGTTGT TGCCATTTGGAACAATGTAACTGATGCTGAAGAAGAGCACCTGAACAGCCTCTGTCCTACACCCTGCTTCATCGTGTCCTTCACAGAAAATAGTATTTGGCAAGACTGGGCCCAATGGGTTCTTCAGAGATGTGAAGTGAGTAGCAGTGAGAAGCTGGTGACGATCCTGTACAAAGTGAGTGACATATCTGTTCGCAGTCTAGAAAGCCAGTGGGCCAAGACTTTCTGTAGAAGCCTGACACAATTAATAAGGACACGAATTGACCAGTGCTTGGAGGAGGATGTGcgaaggaaactggagaagtTTGAGACAATTCTCACCTCATAG